CCATGTAATAGGTGCCCTCGGCCTCGCCCATGTCGTACACCTGCGCGATGGACGAGTGGACGAGGTGCACCAGCACCTTGGCCTCGTGGTGGAACCGGTCGAGGAACTGCCGGTCATTGAGGAGCGCCGGGAGGATCGTCTTGACGATGCAGGGTTTCTCGAAGCCCGCCGCACCGGAGATCTTGGCGAGATAGACCTCGCCCATGCCGCCCTGGCCGAGCAGCTGGACGAGCTCGTAGCGGCCGAGGGGTTGGAGCAACTGGGGAGATTCGTTCATCGACGGAGAATCCATGGCCGGCCCTGGGGACTTCCATCCTAACCCGGGATGTGCCCCGGGTTGCGGCGGTCCCCCCATGTCTTAAAAATTGGAAATAACGGCCATCCGACCCGGGGCTCGGGGGGCGAGCGGTGTGCCTCAGCCCACCCGCTCCACCCGTGCGGGGCCTCGCGGCTCGCGGAATTGCCGGTGGTACAGCTCCGAGTACAGCCCACCCCGGGCGAGCAGCTCCTCGTGCGTGCCCCGCTCGACGACCCGCCCCGCGTCGATGACGAGGATGAGCGCCGCGTTCCGGATGGTGCTCAGCCGGTGGGCGATCACCACGCTCGTACGGCCAGCGAGCAGCGTGGACAGCGCACGCTGGATGAGTGCCTCCGTCCGCGTGTCGATGTTCGCCGTGGCCTCGTCGAGGATGAGCACGCGCGGCTCCGCGATGACCGCCCGCGCGAAGGCGAGCAGCTGCCGCTGCCCCTGACTCAAGGTGGCGCCCCCCTCACCGAGCACCGAGTCGTAGCCCTTCGGCAGCGCGGCGATGAAGTCGTGGGCGTGGACCGCACGCGCGGCGGCCTCTATCTCCTCGCGGCTGGCGCCCGGCCGGCCATAGCCGATGTTCTCGGCGATGGTGCCGGAGAAGAGGAACGGCTCCTGGAGGACCATCGCCATCTGCCGCCGCAGGCTCGCCCGCGTCACGCGCCGCACGTCGTGCCCGTCCAGCCGCACCGTCCCCGAGCTCGCGTCGTAGAAGCGCGGAATCAGGCTGGCCACGGTCGTCTTCCCCGCGCCCGTGCGGCCCACCAGCGCCACCGTCTGGCCGGGCTCGACCTCGAAGCTCACGTCATGGAGCACCGGCTGCGCCGCGTCATAGGCGAACGACACCCCCTCGAGGACGATGCGTCCCTCGGCCCGCCCCAGCTCCAACGCATCCGGGGCATCCCCGGGCTCACGCGGCTCGTCGAGGATGGCATAGACGCGCTCGGCGCCGGCGAGCGCCGACTGCATCTGCGTGTAGACCGAGGCCGCGAGCTGCACCGGCCGGAAGAACTGCTGCACGTAGATGAGGAACGCGGCCAGCAGGCCGACGCTCAAGTGCTCCTGGAGCACCAGGTGGCCGCCGTAGCCGATGACGAGCGCGGTGGAGAGCGTGGACAGGACGTCGATCGCCGGGGAGAACGCCGAGGTGACGCCGACCGCGGCCACGTTCGCGTCCCGGTTGGCGGCGTTGCGGTCGCGGAAGCGCCGGATGT
This is a stretch of genomic DNA from Archangium violaceum. It encodes these proteins:
- a CDS encoding ABC transporter ATP-binding protein; this translates as MRRPGSLEAMAEVEEQRANNRGAVARRLLGELRPHQGTLLVALALIGVSALAQMAGPYLVSLAIDRDIGSGDRPGLLRTMLLLLVVYGVGALAQRAQTQRVGATAQRVLSTLRTRLFEQLQALPLTYFDKRPIGDLMSRLLSDVDTINQFFSQGLTQLLGPVLALVGVLGMMLALNVRLALACFMLLPVMLATTWFFAARARRAYRKTRQTVGNVTAELQEEIVGVRQAQAFNRTDENIRRFRDRNAANRDANVAAVGVTSAFSPAIDVLSTLSTALVIGYGGHLVLQEHLSVGLLAAFLIYVQQFFRPVQLAASVYTQMQSALAGAERVYAILDEPREPGDAPDALELGRAEGRIVLEGVSFAYDAAQPVLHDVSFEVEPGQTVALVGRTGAGKTTVASLIPRFYDASSGTVRLDGHDVRRVTRASLRRQMAMVLQEPFLFSGTIAENIGYGRPGASREEIEAAARAVHAHDFIAALPKGYDSVLGEGGATLSQGQRQLLAFARAVIAEPRVLILDEATANIDTRTEALIQRALSTLLAGRTSVVIAHRLSTIRNAALILVIDAGRVVERGTHEELLARGGLYSELYHRQFREPRGPARVERVG